The following nucleotide sequence is from Archocentrus centrarchus isolate MPI-CPG fArcCen1 chromosome 18, fArcCen1, whole genome shotgun sequence.
gtgttttgtttttttgcccgaGGTTTGTCATCACTCAAATAAAACTACGGGGTAGGAGGTAAGGTTATCTGCCCCTGAACTATTAAAGATGTAATAATGttaaccctgtttccaaaatgaactcctcatgattgtgccacagactgacaaaTTCAGGAGCTGAGAAAATTAATGTGCATAATGAATTTATTACCGATAATTTAACACTGCCTTTGGATGGTTCTTGCTTTAGGGATGAGTGTGGCTGTAATGTGGGCTGCACAGTTGTTTAACTTAATTTTGCAGGTGTAAGTTTTTCTGCTCTAGAAGCTCAGAAGGTTGATCTGCTGAGTTCatcgctgatctcagatcaaaaagctttaacagcagcttgtaCACTGGCTACAGGTAAGACTTAATTTGTACATTGATTCAGCCTAGGTTAATGAGGTTtgtcatgctaatgctaatatttaGAAATAGAGAGGATTTCACAGAGCTGAAGACAATCCTCTAGTATATGGAGAGGCTGTGTTGCAGTTAATTGATGCTTTACAGCTTCCCAGTACAGtggccattattttaaaatcaaatggccaGGAGATGTCAAAGGTGTGATCGAGGGAATAGCCTGGTCAGAGCTAACTTTGTCtttccaggaggaggagaactaaAGGGTGACACTTCACTGGACATAAGTAATCTGAATACAGAGGGGGTCAACATGAAGCTGGAGAACAGACAGTGGAGCCGAGGTAGGAAGTTATGGTCAAGCACTCATCAGCCTCAAGGGGGAATAATTGTTGGAGGAATTTAGAAAGTGAGGCTGATGATTTGCTATGTcattagcaataataatagtattaataCCGCTCCACATAGGTAACATAGTGCAGAAAGTGAGGTCTTTCTTGTCTAAATATGATAATATGCTTGGGTGCAtcaagttaatttaaaatttatgttaTAGCATATTAAAACAATCTCAAGTGAACTAAGTGCAGTatagtttatataaaacatgctttgttgatcagtcactaaaccaacaataaataaatatatactaagaatcaatcaaaagaaaaaagaaaaagctgtgttAGCACAGTAAAACCAAGGGTACTAAACTCAAATAAATCTGTATGtaagcaaatataacatttttaaattttttaaatgattgagaATTTGGGCTGCTCTTATGGGAAAGGGTAAATCACTCCAGAGATCAGATGTCACCACTGTAAAGGCTCTGTTGCCTCTGCTTTTCAGCCTTGATTTAGGCAAACTGAGGAGCACTTGGTTTGTAGACCGCAGGGCTTTGGTAGGAATATAGggtttcaaaagttcagttaaataacTAAGTAACACCTGATCACATccaacatataaagaattatAACTAGGTTGAAACAAGAAGTAACAAAAGTATAAATTACTCTCTAAGTCATGTTGTGGGAAAAAGGTCTTAATTTTTAACTAATTGGAAAAGCTCCTCTTAACAACAGGGCTGGTGTGTTTGTTGAGTTTTAAAACACCATCAAAAATCACCAAGGTTCAACATAACAGAGTGATAATAGGAGGCTAAACAGTCAATAGCGCTCTCATACCCAACCAAGGTGGGGTGgtccaaataaaataatttctgttttgtttttattcgacTTAAGAGGGTTTGTCTCCAGGCCATGAGTACATATCCCTAAGACAGTTTACTAGTGTCTGCATAGAAGCAGAAGCAGTCAGATTATAAAGGTAAGTatatttgtagttcatctgccaAACAATGAGAGGCGATGATGTGCCTTTCAAAAGTGGAACCCAAaggaagcaaatataaagaaaagagagtgtAACCCCAATAGAGAACCCTGGGGAACCCCATAATTGTTTGGGGATACAGATGACAGATACTGTcctaaatgaacagaagaaactcCTATCCGACAAATATAATGGATGCTTATCTGCTTTAGAAGTCCATCTGTAAAGCAAACAAAGCTTGCTTTGGGTCAAAGTATTATTCTAACCTATGTTAAAtttgaaagataaaagattATATGGCAACCAAAATGATTAACTACAAGGGGTAACTGCATGAAATATTGTACATGACAATGCAAAATAGACTTCTGCCTTATGAAATACACTACCGTGTGATGGCAAGGACTCCCCAGGTAAGATAACAACTGTAGATGCCATCCTTTCTGTTACCcattataaaagcataaaaatgaagagaagtgtaaatataaaaacaacttaataagaagaaagggagaaaagggaGTGCTTTACTTCAAGAAGATCTAACATTGCATGTTATGGATATTATTAATCTTATGTTTTATGCTATAAGCAGTAACAACAAAACCTGAATGGAAGATAAGGTTCTGACAGTCCCATTCAGCCTCCCCCGGCCAAGAGGCTGCCGAGCCTGGCCTCGTATTGGAGAAAATCTTGCTGAGATCCGTGACCAGCGAAGGCTCGCCCTGTCGTGGAACGgctaaaggagagaggagactcAGCAGAGCAGGTATCCAGCACGGACCCAGATCTTAGATCTTCTGGAAGCAGAAGGAACCATCTCGACAAGAACGCGTTGTGGGCTGAGGACGCCACCTGGACTGGAATCGAGTCGTTTGAGGGGCCTTCacgacatgatgacatcacctaCGTGActcctgggagctgcttccccagccagtgggagttctgatgacagcagatagCCAGTGCCTCCTAACACCCGTGGCACGAGGCACACCGGGAACAACGCTAACTAGGGGGATCTGAGAGGTCCCCCAGTTCAGGAAGTGCTTAATGCATCTTCAAGCAACCAAGTCTGTGAAACAAGTCAGCTAACGGATGAAGCAGCAGAGCTCgacagtgacactgattttGTCACCAGTAAGTTGGCTACGGCCAGGGTCGTCGATGGAGAGCAAACCAGTGAGATTCAGAAGCTCACTGCTGAGAATTGAAATTGAAGATCATCAACGATTTGCTTAGAGCAACGAAGGGGGAACAGGTGGAATGGAGGAAGTGGTCCTcacagaagcctgaagaagatgCTACAACATCATGAGGACTGAATGATCGTCTAAAAGATGCTGACAATGTTATGAAGTCTGTCTAACACTGAAATTGTCTTTGCTATTGCCgctattgttgtgttttcacataTATACTATATCTCGAGTGCCTTATCTTTTGTGCCCATAAGTATAGGTGCCTCTGACCTGTGTGGTGTGCACTGCAATTGAGGATGCTGTGTTGGTaagatcagtttgtttgttctggatTGAGATTTATTCTAGCATCCAGAGTTGACGAGCACACCATGTGAGTGAGAAGATTTAGTTTGAAGCTTGCAaatgtttatataaaaaaaaaacagctcacgcagtgtttttgcaatgttcaccttgtttaaacaaatatttactcttgatttgataaaaatactttgtgttgATACCAGCAGGCATCAAAGGGGGAaatgtcgtgtatttttatcttgatgacatcagtattttctatcaatatttttatatcatgtattgttatatatattaatcacacactctaattaatggtcacattatatattatttgtcacctatattgtcactcacacactggagcactgcatAGGTAGGTGGAAAAGGCCTGCCGcgacctgggatttttccattgagtaatgctagcccccacctttgtgaggagcttcaccttttacacagtgcactcttgacccagcttctcccgaggggagggcgAGTAGCCGGAGTGAGTCCTGAAAGGGATGGGAAGAGGCGCACCTGGACTCCTTCCGTGGGAAAGTTGGGTGTCTTGCTAGCCCCCCGAGaacaattcatagaactgttgcctaaagagcatcttaatatgtcccctccgcctgataacagctggaggaggtgtgaggtTGGTCTATAAAAGGGCATGGCAAACTTGGGAGGGcgcgctcttctttgctcttcctctcacccgtgtttgcagcggctgcaggctctcactcccgagagggcttctgttttttatactctgttaaactctggacgtttatttctttgcttttctaccaccttgcaacagcaccaaggcactcactctcgggaggctttttgctttcttgcattttgtttaactttttgctatctcgaactttgtttaactttgtgcttcaataaatcctggaaacgaaacctgctcatctccagtgagtttctgtgaagtgtggagcttttctcaaggtgcatttgctcccattggtctcccctccgcctggtaagagcaacagggggagagagccgcaaaaaaacccgacaatagcagcccggccgtgtatattgaccctgtggagctcccaatggacagttttggtggaaacaggagagttgaggtgcacatttaattctgccgtgattttatgttttttggatacaatccgggttagcacccgaacatccctttcagacagcttcttcttgcgtccacagttaatcctgttggatgtggttcgtccttcttggtggtatgctgacattaccctggataccgtggctcttgatacatcacagagacttgctgtcttggtcacagatgtgccagcaagacgtgcaccaacaatttgtcctcttttgaactctagtacagtatgtcacccataatgttgtgtccattgcaatattttgagcaaaactgtgctcttaccctgctaatttaaccttcacactctgctcttactggtgcaattaatgaagattggccaccaggctggtccaatttagccatgaaacctccgacactaaaatgacaggtgtttcagttttattgtccAACCCCTATAGGTCTGCAGAGTAGAAAGATTTACTGGTACACTTTTAAACTTTATGATGTAGAAGTTAAAAGTGCATTataatcaagaatgcctttattagtcccacaatggggaaattgcagttaacagagcacccatccaaacaaacacaacacaaacgttgggggggggcaggtgtctgaggtcatgcagccgttttaccggcgctacctttagcagaagaaagagatacacggggataggtaggttcaaaaaaatcatctcatactgtgttcattatgaacaccttatgaggttccaaaaaacacctcagcaaaagcatatttgcacatttaaagccaggatatggtgggtaaggtcagggtcaggaggggatgcagacggagacaagagggtgggggcattgtggagcccagatgccagctcctagccaaaacagtttgctgataatgATGGAagttggtacaccagatccagctacacaaatcacagagagggctgagggggagagcaaccatcacacattgtcctggagagatatgattgccagcccaaggccggctagggagccgaattcctgataatgcagatgttgttttggaacaggctgcttgttttttccaacagccttcagtctcactgggaaccattcagtaatccaatattccaaattcattagttaccgtcctcaccgtgcagaaccgaaccttatctccagattgaacccctctcacctgcgagcacgttctttacggctcaggtcccaacaggctttgagtctgagtttgtacggcctgcacagcccatccacctgggtcggcagcctctgcagatgtcgaactgctgcccagatttttttaatttcccggtaaatcaggtatcctccgagcccaaacagaagagataccgctaccaaatagccgatgtagacgtcttccacgtcctcgaCCTCCAAGCTGAGACGCACACAGGTGTCCACAAGCTCCAAGAaccgatgacgtatccaaccggatctgttccactcggacacgcaggctcccctggccccgatctcatagtggaaaaaaattcGATCAGTGGTATTCAGGGCCCAGtatgccagatccatgttgctcttaatcttattcttattcggacagtgtgtgagagacactcacacagcaagcaggagagatggggagggcagggagagagatagaatgtgaccgtccccgtcagaggctggagcaagggcttataattaaaaacaattaaacaaataataagcatgcattttttcccccctcaaaaCTTTTCACTATCCCTACCGCTATGGTTCCCAAATGGTTACTTTCGAAAAACCGGATTGACAAATTCATGGTaggaaacataaaaatacagattttaacCATTTAAAGCAGCTTTACAGCAAAAACATTGCAGCTGAGGGTCAGTTTCTCACGAAGTGTTGTAGTTATCATCTTCATCttaacattaatttttcacTACACATATTGGTGGAcaagaaactgtttcacacaCTGTGCTGCTTCACTTCTCATTTATTAACCACCAAAAACTTCACAATAACATTCAACTTCCTGTTCAGTTGTTATGtgttaataaaaactaaagcaaACACAACAAATGTGAGGACTATTCTCcaacataaaaacagaatacataTGCCAATAGATGTTAGCAAATAATATAGTAAAAGTAAATGGATATTACACTAAACTTTGCTTGAATAAATTTCAGTCATGTTGATTTAAATTATAATCATCTACAGTAATTCAACAGAAGCGTCATTGTGTGtacacaaaacaacagcaaaataaaaaattaacagaAAATGTTCTCAGTTTATAATCTTTGCCAAAATGGTTACATTTGTCAAACCAAAAAGCATCGGGGGGCTTCGGTGCAAATGTTTATCAAGACTTGAGATGTCTAGATGATTTGACGTGTTGTGTTCATAATAATATCCAATCTGATCTTCTTATCTCTTCACCCTGACAAACACCACccacataataataaaaatattgataaaatgaaatgacactTCAACCTAtaagaaaaactaaactgaatacTAGAAgctaaacaaaaattaaaacaagagtTCAACTCTGGTCTAAATGAAACAGAAGGCAGACTTTTAGGCAGGCAGACTAATTACTGTGATCATGTGTGTTTTGCCTCTTGCTGGATGATATTCTCCCTAACTGAGAATCATTGACTCCTCAGAATCTGCTGCCTCAGCCTGGAGTGTTTCTTCAGGTCTGCTTTGTTTTGGCCCCACAACAGACAAAATAATGTTTTCTAGGTGTGGGTTTCCTTTTGCCTCCTCCACAACTCTTTCCAACAGCTTCTCATCCCCACATTCCTTCAGATTACCCATAAAGTTTTCAAATATTGTGAGCAGAGGAAAGGCGTACTCAATCACACTCTCATCAGCCTTTGGAAACCCATAGAAAAATCCACCAGTGTGCAAACCAAACACTCGCCCATGAGCATCAAAAACTGGAGAGCCAGAAGCGCCGTGATACATGAAAGTGTTGTAATTCACATGGATATTTTCATATGGGTCATTTTTGATTGCCTGATTGAGTTCATAGATTGCAATGAAATCATCTCTGTAGTTCTCTAAATTTTTATTAACAGCCTCCTCTCGTTTCTCTTTCTCGATGATACAGGTAGGATCTAGTTTTTTCACCCCCCCTGCTGGGTGTCCAACAATACAGGCCTCACCATCTGAAGGTAGAGGCCCAAATCTCTTGAGGAGCCCTGGAGGAACCTTCTCTGTTTCCAGCTTAAGTATAGCGTAATCTAACTCATTGTTACCAACAAACACCTTGGCTTTTACCTTCATCTTCTCTGATTCCTGTTTTTCAAAGTTAAAGACAGCAGTGATGTTTACTAATTCACACCAATTATGCAACTGTGAGTCCACCCATTGTTCAAATAAGTGGGCATTCGTTAAGACAAAGTTATCAAATAGCACAAAGCCTGTGCCCTGCTCTGCAGAAGAGTCAGATATGTGTACCTGCAACAGACAAACTGACTCGGCCAGCTGGAGCAGATCCCTGACTCTGTGAACTTCACTAAAAGACTGCTGGATCTTTCCAAAGTTCTCCTTTCTCAGgttcagtgatttctggaaagaATGATCAGGGAATCTGCTCTCCATCCATTGTTTGAGACGTGGAAACTGCTCACACAGCAGCTTATAAACTACCTTACGGTCAATGCTGCTGCCTGTTTCTTTGACTGCTTGTTTCACACTGATTCCCCTCTGCTGTGCTTCATCTAAgactgatttggtttctttcTTGCGCTGTAAATTATTTGATGCACGTtcaggtttttgctgtttctgctgcCCATGTTCAGCCTGATGATTTACATCTTCTGTTAAATTATTATCTCGCCttgaaaaacatattttgaatTTCTTATCATTGAGATTATCCATCCTGTCTGTGCACTCAGTCTTACATTTGTCATTGATGTTGATCAGCTCGAAGTAGCCGAGGCTATCGATGAAGCGACCGTCTCTCGTCAGAGCCTCCTTCACAGTTATCCCCTTCTCTCCATATACACAGAGATATTTGAAGTGTTTTAAATTCCCgtttttaaaaagcttcttCTTTTTGGCATTTAGCCCTCCCTTTGTGTCAATGTAAAAGACTGAATAGAAATCTTTGGGATGTACCATTTTGGAGTCTTGGACCTGGGCCTCTTCTACTTTTTCTGATTTACATGATATGGTCAGAACCTCACGATCGCCAATACAAGAACAAGGAAAATGTGTTGCAACGACTGATTCATTATCTCCTGCACCCATCTGAATGATGACGTTCTCATCTGGACCCTTAATCAtcttcatatatattttttttcgtTTTATGGCCTCCAGCACTGTGCAAGGCTTATCACAGTTAATGTTGTATTTGTCACCTGAACTGAACTCCACTGTGAACTGATGTTCATGTGGGTCCTGCAAGAAATCAGAGAATCAAGTTTTATGCTTTGTtgcactataaataaaatgtatttcataCATAAAGGCATGGACATAGAATTAAGTAGGGACATGTTCTACCAACATGCAATGATGGCTGTTATGTCCCTACCAGTATATTCAGAATGATACACCACACTCTGCTCTGCAGGGTGTAATTACTGCACCCTTGCATAAAGGAATATGCACCTTATAGTCTTCATCACTCTCTTTCTTCACTCTCACTGGCTCAGGTGTAGCAGTCTGCAAAATAAGAAAACTGTTTACATTTACAGTTTAATGTTGTAACCACTGCAGTTATTGGATAACTCCATTGAGCAGTTACATGATAATGTCAGGAAGGGAAAAGTATGTATTTATTATAGAAGGCAAAGCATGTGTCATACTGGACTACATGTTATATCAAAAAGCTAAAAAACTTAAAGTTGCATAAAATTTTCAATCAGGTCATTTCACACCAACTAAGACCTCACCTGAGAGGCTGTAGCTCCTCCTGGCTGtgagctcctgctgctgctgctgccgccagCAGGACTGTCCTGATAGAAAGATGCACAAATGAAACCGGACACATGACAAATGATGATGcatgaacactgcagcattatTAGCCAAGATCTTacttacagttttattttcagaaaagGATCGGATGTCTTCAGTTGTCTTCTGGTGTTTTTTGGGAGACATTTTCTCCTGACATCAGAAACATGAAGTTTGAGTGTGTAATGTGTTTTATACATtgattgatcattttctttAGCTCATGGCAGGCAAACTCACTCTGCTGACTCTGTGTGAAAGTCTGTGTCAGGCCTTCAGTGTCGCTTCAGGATATTTGGTTGTTCAGTCGATGTGAATCTGTGATAAATGCAGATATGAGGTAATATTCAGAAAGTGTCAAACTCTTTAAATGTAGTAAAAGTTTACAAATCTGCATCATCCTGTCCAACAGAAGTCTTAGTTCAGTCTGCTGAAGTTTTCAAACTGGTTGAACttgaataaatatgaatatgattCAAGTCTAAGCATGTTTAAAAGGTGGtacaaaaatatgtttattgAAAGGTACAGGGATGGAGAAGGGCTTTGACCAGGTTCTCATCAATTATTTACACTTTTCTAATTTTGATATGTATGTAcatgtatatacatatgtatacatatacatatgtatacaGCCATACATCCTCTTCCTGTTCAGAGTTGGGGGGAagcatacatatacatatgtatatacagcttaacaaatttatcaaaccacctgaaagaaaaaaacaaataaactgagTTTTTATACCCAAGAATGTGTTAGTCCGGCACACTGGACAGTATAACATCCAACCACTAAAACTAGTTTTTCTGTTCGGTAATGCATGTAAATAACTGTCATTTGGAATCGTAATCAAAAAAGTGATGATGTGCTTTACgtttattttaatcttttttgtaAAAACCTTAAgttactttcagctgctgtcttgccacaaggggtcgccacagcgggcACACATTTGTTTTGGCAGAATTTTATACGATGCCCTTCCTGAGAGCTCCATAATCCTACATTGGGTGGTggtttaataaatttattaGGCACTGTACATATACGTGTGTatacgtgtatgtgtgtatgtgcatgtttctAATGGCATTTTGCTAAGTTTATAAAACTAAGTATATTCAGCAACTTTCAtaataagacaggaaataaacagaaaataaaagtgatattATTAGAAAGAAACATTACATGACAAATTATttgttctgttaaaaaaaagcattctctctgagacacacacacagagcgagTCCACTCACCCCTCAGTCAGGCTGAGGTTTCTCTGTTCAGACGGACTTTCACAGATAAGCGCTGAGAGCAGGAGAGAAGTGAAGTAAAGGTCCAAAAAGACGCGAGATTCTGTGACAGCAGCGCCTAAAGTGGATGGTCGGATCAATGAGAGCggagaaaaacaaagtggaTTATTCTGTGTTAGCGGCGGTTCCGGCCGATGTACTCTTCAGTGCGGGACTGACTAAGCACATTCAATGGTGGTACCTATTCACCGGGAACAAATCAGCAAGTAACCCCGCccaattttaacatttaaaccaATCAGATCACAGCGGAAGGGATCATCTGTTTCCTGTGATCACCCTGCATGGGCATGTTAAGACATGTCTGCTCTGAACCGCTGGGACGAGTGCGGCTGAGGCAGCTTTACCAGAAGCGATGCTTTAACTTCTGTGGTTATTTGGATTAGCAGAGATTATGTTTCTATGTAATAGTTTCTTTCAAAgctataataaaaaaacaaactgcacacaaagacCTTTCATACTCCTGGATGCTTCAGAGCTGTTAGTTTGGACTCATGCTAAAAAAGTCTTTCATAGCTTAAAATTCATCACTGAAGGAGTCTGATTTTCTGTTGTGAGTAGAATCCCTAGAACTGCTCTTCACTTCCTCTTCACGGCCTTGAGCAGAGAAACGGTGGATCCATAAAGTTTGAGGAATCAATATGTCAGCAGTTATATCCTGTTAATGACTCCCACGTTTTCTGATCAGACTCAGGCTGAACTCTGAGAACATAACCGGTTTTAttcccagcaaaaaaaaaatatggaacgGTTTAATGGCAGCTGAGCGGAATATTGTAGTGTGATTTTACATACAGCGAATGCTTAATTCATAATAGCAGAAAATAGAAAATCTATCAAAATATGAAGTTGGATTTTACTGAACTAGGGTCTTTATTATAAAGCAAGTTCAAATTTCTCAGGTGATCTGGCTTCACAATAACACATTTTAGTGTGTATTCACAGGTTAACAGACTTATCATTACCCCATCATTAAGGCGTGGACGTTTTGTCTTATGTATCATAGTGTCATAGTGGACTGCGCCAC
It contains:
- the LOC115797260 gene encoding protein FAM111A-like, with protein sequence MSPKKHQKTTEDIRSFSENKTDSPAGGSSSSRSSQPGGATASQTATPEPVRVKKESDEDYKDPHEHQFTVEFSSGDKYNINCDKPCTVLEAIKRKKIYMKMIKGPDENVIIQMGAGDNESVVATHFPCSCIGDREVLTISCKSEKVEEAQVQDSKMVHPKDFYSVFYIDTKGGLNAKKKKLFKNGNLKHFKYLCVYGEKGITVKEALTRDGRFIDSLGYFELININDKCKTECTDRMDNLNDKKFKICFSRRDNNLTEDVNHQAEHGQQKQQKPERASNNLQRKKETKSVLDEAQQRGISVKQAVKETGSSIDRKVVYKLLCEQFPRLKQWMESRFPDHSFQKSLNLRKENFGKIQQSFSEVHRVRDLLQLAESVCLLQVHISDSSAEQGTGFVLFDNFVLTNAHLFEQWVDSQLHNWCELVNITAVFNFEKQESEKMKVKAKVFVGNNELDYAILKLETEKVPPGLLKRFGPLPSDGEACIVGHPAGGVKKLDPTCIIEKEKREEAVNKNLENYRDDFIAIYELNQAIKNDPYENIHVNYNTFMYHGASGSPVFDAHGRVFGLHTGGFFYGFPKADESVIEYAFPLLTIFENFMGNLKECGDEKLLERVVEEAKGNPHLENIILSVVGPKQSRPEETLQAEAADSEESMILS